A region of Necator americanus strain Aroian chromosome I, whole genome shotgun sequence DNA encodes the following proteins:
- a CDS encoding hypothetical protein (NECATOR_CHRI.G462.T1), whose amino-acid sequence MGITLLLFLVCISRAVSENIDEMLRKHESEIKEVLELPENEKEELKKQEKNIIDVKQDHVSSSGDDILEVNMMDHTSGAYQGDMMLTESQVEDIKEDIEEVFAEKNGNATEYRKRRKRQAFNSGYPKTIWEDGKVYYFFHSTATPTVKSVFKRGAQEWERNTCINFHEDKNRKEKNKIQVFVENGCWSYVGKIQKPQQELSLGKGCESVATAAHEIGHALGFWHTQSRHDRDDFITLDTRNIKPDWLKQFNKETTATNNNYDITYDYGSIMHYGYRSASYNNQPTMVPKDELYTRSLGSPFISFYELLMMNKHYKCLEKCERKTSAECHMYGFPHPRDCKKCICPSGFGGDLCDQRPSGCGKVLNATNEYQTLEDTLGNTNIRERDAMRDDFTKCNYWIQAPKGSRIEVKLESFTSPIYVDGCKYVGVEIKTHEDLRLTGYRFCAQEDKGVTLVSNYHIVPVITYNRAYYSTTVLKYRIVTGDGGRPGNTRQPNATTRKPNPYENTTRKPYGSTTKKPMTNSHCEDHKLCPQLMKLRNFCKDQHYSIRLRAGVCKKSCISSPSSSINTYQEQIGPDDNILNEFLTNL is encoded by the exons atggGGATTACTCTTCTCTTATTCTTGGTCTGCATCAGCAGAGCCGTCTCTGAg aatattgACGAGATGCtaagaaaacatgaaagtgaaataaaagaagtacTCGAGTTGcccgaaaacgaaaaagaagaattaaaaaaacaagaaaag AATATTATTGATGTGAAACAAGATCACGTTAGTTCTTCTGGCGATGACATTCTGGAAGTCAATATGATGGACCATACATCGGGAGCGTATCAAGGCGACATGATGCTTACAGA GAGCCAAGTAGAAGACATCAAGGAAGACATCGAAGAAgtattcgcagaaaaaaatggcaacGCCACCGAGTACAGGAAACGACGAAAACGCCAAGCATTCAACTCTGGATATCCTAAAACAATATGGGAAGATGGAAAAGTCTACTATTTCTTCCATTCCACTGCAA CTCCAACAGTAAAAAGCGTTTTCAAAAGAGGTGCCCAAGAGTGGGAAAGAAACACATGTATCAACTTCCACGAGGATAAAAACCGAAAAG agaaaaacaaaattcaagtATTCGTTGAAAATGGTTGTTGGTCATACGTcggtaaaattcaaaaaccgCAGCAAGAACTATCTCTTGGAAAAGGATGTGAATCT GTTGCTACTGCTGCACACGAAATAGGCCATGCTCTTGGATTTTGGCATACTCAATCAAGGCACGATCGCGATGACTTCATCACATTAGACACCAGAAATATTAAG CCTGACTGGCTTAAGCAGTTCAATAAAGAAACGACGGCCACCAATAACAACTATGATATTACCTACGACTACGGAAGCATAATGCACTATGGATACAGATC TGCATCCTACAACAACCAGCCCACGATGGTTCCAAAGGACGAACTGTACACACGATCCTTAGGATCacctttcatttccttctacGAGTTGCTTATGATGAACAAACACTACAAATGTCTAG AAAAGTGTGAGCGGAAGACATCCGCAGAATGTCACATGTACGGTTTCCCTCATCCTCGTGACTGCAAAAAATGCATTTGTCCAAGTGGATTCGGCGGTGATCTTTGTGACCAAAGG CCATCGGGATGCGGCAAAGTACTAAATGCGACTAACGAGTACCAAACTCTCGAAGATACACTTGGTAATACGAACATTAGGGAGAGAGATGCAATGAGAGATGACTTTACGAAGTGCAACTATTGGATCCAG GCACCGAAAGGTTCTCGTATTGAAGTTAAGCTTGAAAGCTTCACATCACCGATTTATGTTGATGGGTGCAAGTATGTTGGGGTGGAAATTAAAACTCATGAAGATCTTCGCCTCACTGGTTACAG GTTCTGTGCTCAAGAAGATAAGGGTGTGACTTTGGTGTCAAACTATCACATTGTCCCTGTGATCACATACAATCGAGCCTATTACTCCACAACGGTCCTAAAGTACCGAATCG TAACTGGAGATGGTGGTCGACCAGGAAATACGAGACAACCAAACGCAACCACGAGAAAACCAAATCCATATGAAAATACTACAAGAAAGCCATATGGATCTACCACGAAAAAGCCAATGACGAATTCGCATTGCGAGGACCATAAACT ctgtccCCAACTGATGAAGCTAAGAAACTTCTGCAAAGACCAGCATTATTCAATACGCTTGAGAGCGGGAGTATGCAAGAAATCAT GTATCAGCAGTCCAAGCTCATCTATCAATACATATCAGGAACAAATTGGTCCTGACGACAACATCCTCAATGAATTCCTTACAAATCTCTAG
- a CDS encoding hypothetical protein (NECATOR_CHRI.G463.T1), protein MDEAQPQEQAVFRQGFRCLDHIQTVSRVIDFCWEYLLPIVLTFFDYEKAFDSVETKVTLSALIDQGVDASHVRTLANCYDRSRKYSISTALSPYPSEEGYDKAIVYRRSCSLLHYNG, encoded by the coding sequence atggatgaagcccagcctcaagaacaagctgtattccgtcaggggttccgctgcttggaccacatccagaccgtgtcgagggtcatagattTTTGCTGGGAATACCTCCTGCCCATTGTTCTAACCTTtttcgactatgagaaagccttcgacagcgtagaaacgaaagTAACACTGTCAGCGTTaatcgatcaaggtgtggacgcttcgcatgtgaggacattagccaattgctacgaccGATCACGAAAATACAGCATCTCCACCGctctctcaccatacccatctGAAgaggggtacgacaaggcgatagtatatcgccgaagctgttcactgCTGCATTACAATGGATAG